GAACATCTgctttcaattcagttttatttatacagctctaaatcacaacaacagtcgcctcaaggtgctttatattgtaaggtcgaccctacaataatacatacagggaaaaacccaacaatcatatgaccccctatgagcaagcactttggtgacagtgggaaggaaaaactcccttttaacaggaagaaacctccagcagaaccaggctcagggaggggcggggccatctgctgtgattggttggggggagagaaggaagacaggataaagacatgctgtggaagagagacagattaataacaagcatgattcagtgcagagaggtctattaacaccaCAGTTGCTTTGCCAGCTGACTACAGGGCTCGGCCTGATGAGGAACAGCTGGGGTGTTGGACTCCAGTTTGTGGTGTGGTGGCTCAAACAGGCTCTCCTCCACAGTCCTCATTtataaagtgctgtacaaacaCCAACGTCACAACTAACAGCTGGATTTTCCTGTTGGAGTGCAGCTAGCCAAACAGCGAACAGTCACTTCCTGCTAAAGACAGTGAAGTGGACAGTATGTGCTCGGTTTAACATAAATGATCCTCTGTGGGAAGATTCATACCTGCATGTCAGAGTTTTCCCATAATTCATAGCTGGTGACATCTATGACATGGAGCCAACCACTTCTTCGTGGTGCCATTGGCTCTCTGTCCAACCTCCACCCTGGAGGACCAGGTGCTGATTTTTGTCTGGCCTTTACCTCCACGGGCTGCCCGACCTGGTTAGACCTACCAGAGCATCATCACCTGTCAGCCTCCCACCTCAGTAAGACCCGGGAGAAGACGGAGGTAGAGAGGCACAGACTGAGTGGACACAAAGGCTGAAGTAAACAGGACTCATCCTTTAACTTTCAgctgtgcagctgtgtgtgaATCATCAGCTGAACCACATCCTcagacagatggacagacagacaggtctGGTTATGCAGCTCTTATGAAACAGCAGATGTAGGTGAGACTGATCTGAGCTGCCTGAACGTCTGAGTGTAAGATTaggacactgtgtgtgtgtgtgtgtgtgtgtgtgtgtttacatcacACACCTCACTGTCAGAAAGTTGCTGCTTCAGCAGTCTCAATCCTCGCCGCTCGGGTCAGCGCCCTGAACACAAAGTGGTTTTCAGGGGTTTCTCGTCCTTCATGTCATCAGTTATTgatgtaaacaaaaaaacatgattcATCACAGGAGAACTTCTACGGTGGATAAaacactatttttttaaatagaagtTTTATAAAAGTTTTACTCAAACTTAAGAATCTGTGACATCATTATCAGCGTCTGGCCAGATGTTCAGGCAGCTCGAAACAACACGGCAAAACAAAAAGTTCTAATctggaaatgaaatgaaatacatgaaaaggCTTTAAGTTGCTAAAGCAGGACCGCTGCTCGTTCTCAGCTCCACCCTTCCTTCTGTCTCGGTGCCTCAGTGCAGCGCCTCActtcatcctctgtctgaaacatgCGTCTCTTTAAAGTCCCTAAAACGGCCTCTTCCTTCTGACTGGCCAGCTTCTGGAAGCCCGCAGAGGGGCAAAGTCCAGGATTATAGCTGTACTGATTGTGTTTTGTGATGGTGTGAAAGTAGGAAAAGTAGGAACATTTTCAAGGCTCCTGAACGCCTCACGGACCTTCAGGCTTCACGTGCTCTTAgcgtctcttttttttttaaatttatttttaccGTCATCCAGTTTCATGaattaaagtatgcttgtatttgtgtgttgtatatttgtgtgttgcATATTTACAGATGTAGACGCTACAGGGTGACATCAGCAGACCGGAGCTTCGGGCTCCCGTGGCCTACATCTGTCACTGTCCAAATCAATAGAGATGAttggtggaagaggaggagaagctAACCCCCACCACGCCCTCTCAGGGAAGCAATATGCTGATTGGCTGATCCTACAGGCCCCGCCCCCTCACTCCCATCCCTTGCGATGACAGAACAAACAGATAAATAACAGTGCAGACTCCTGAAAGCCTCAGATGTCCCTCTGAGACAGTCTGAGGACGTTTGTCCCACTTTTTTGTTGGACCTCGAAGTATCATCAGAGACTTTTATTACTCGGGTGTGTGGACGCTCCACAGCAGCTTCACGATGGAGCTGAAGGACTTCTGCGTGACGGGCGAATACGACCTGCTCAGCCCGCAGCGGTGAGTTCACGGAGCCTCGGCCTGAAACCGTCCTCAGGTCCAGATTCAAACGCTTTAGTATAGTTAACGCGCTTTTTCTGGATGTGTGACAGTTTTCTTTGCAGCGCTTTTTGAGTAGCAcagacaaataaatataaaacttttGAAGGTACTTTTTGGAAACTCTTTAAAATGTGATGCGAACACTGTGTGGCAGCGTTCCCCAAGTTTCACTTTGTTCTTTGTGCatctgaaaaaagcaaaaacaaacgatgctgctctgtttttaaaataactcCAATTCTGTGCAAATGTGTGTGACGTTTGTATATTATGTATGATGAACACGCTGTGCAGACTCACACGGTTTGTGAAATACAACCTCTGTGTGGATGTGAATATTCCTACAAGTATTGAACGCGATGTTGCAGCGCTCCACTCCCACACAGACAGACTCATGTCCATGTGCACAACATTAATGATGATTTCCACTTTCACGGGTGGAGCTTTCACTGATCAGAGAAGCACACAGACCAAACCTTATCTGAAAAGACTTGTTTTCATTATCGTAAAACACGATCTGGCATTAAAAACGCGACACTTTGTACCGATGAACGCGAACAAACGTCACCTTTGCACGACTACGAGCTCAGGTTTAAAGcctcgccccctgctggtcattacaCAGAATGCACGTTTAAACTCTTCGGACCAAACTTGTGAAACTTGTGATGCGTTCATAGGAAATCCAAATTTACTGtgactcttttgtttttaaccctgCAGGTCATTAACGGCCTCACTAATGTCAGCAGTCGGCTcaagattttattttgtgttctgCACATTTTGTCCTGGTTTGTGTTTCATGctcctctttcttcttcctccttaGCATCCTGgactcctcttctctctcctcctcctcccccagaGATGAACCTCAATCTCCACCCTCCTTCCTCCACTCCTCCCCCATTGGTCCTGCCTTTCCTCTGGAAGCCACTCCCACTCTCAGCCCTTCACATGCAGAATTCTTCCTCCACAGCCcggcttcttcctcctcctcatcctcctcctcctcaccgtACAGTCTCCTGTGCCGAGCAGCGGAGCCCGACTCCCCGACAGGATGTAGTTCCAGCGGTGGAAGTAGCGCCTTGGTGTCGGAAGCGTCGCTGTGTTTTTCTGTATCGGACTCGTTTTCAGCGCAGGTGAAGTTTctgtttaatcacatttaaaaaacacaaacgctCTTAAAGTCTGAACGTCCTCGTCCCCGGGGTCGAACTGCCAAACTTCAAATTCACGTCCGTATCCGACTGTTCCTGGAAGTTTTCTCTGGTGCCCCAAAAGTCTTTAATCTGCAAAGGTTAATCCAGACTAGAGACAGAGCTGAAGGTTGGACTGAGGTACCTGCTAATCAGAGCTCACTGACATCCAAATAAAATCCTCGAACGTCACTAAAACTGGAGCTCCGCCTTCATGGAGGTGTGTTAGTACagtaacctcacagcagccatgtgATTGGCCATTAAAAAGGCCCCAACACCACTCAACCGCAGCCCCGAGGTCCATTCCAGGGACAGTTAGCTGAGGTCTGTGGGGTCTGTCTTACCGCTGGAGCCTTATTGCTCGCCACTGATGATGACGTCGTATATCTGCAGGTCGACTCGATCCTGAGGGGCGACTACATGACCTCGATGGGGGCCGTGGGGCCCAAAAGGCTGTGTCTGGTGTGCGGAGACTTCGCCTCCGGGTATCACTACGGCGTGGCGTCCTGCGAGGCCTGCAAGGCTTTCTTCAAGAGGACCATCCAAGGTGAGAGGAGCACGTTCATCATCTCCTGTATAtcgaaataaaaacataaggaTGAGGACGGCTGAtgatatatttataaaatataattcTTACTATTACTAGTCGTTTCATTCAGTTTAAATGATGCTGGTCGTTTATGACGTCAGGCTGTTGAGTGTAAATGTGTCCAAACAGCAGCCACATTAGTAACACATCCAAATGATGCTTTTTACACATCTGTGTGTGAAAcctctaaatatgtttttaacgGCACCCTTTAGAATAACGTTGTTACAAAGGAAATCATGTGAAGATCGACCCGTGATGTGAAACTGCCTtagaaaaaacactaaaaaggaCAAACAGAGAATCCAAGTCATCAGTAGAGTCATAAATAAACAGACGCTCAGCTGGTTTCTATTAAATatcatgctgctgctgctgatcaaAGATCTTACAGTCTGTGTGATTCATTAGCTGAACCGATCAATACAGCAGCGCTCGCTGTATCGATTAGTGTGAGAAGCCGTCGTCTCGCACATCAGCTGATGTTTCTCATTCCAGGCGATTGATTGGTCACGCCCGATCACTTCACTTATTGATCTGTGCAGAGAGGTCAAAGGCAGGCCACGAAGAAACTCACAGCAGAGGGTTTTAATATTGCAGGGCAGGATAATCCACGTTATTGATCCACGATGAGAGTTTGGGTTCATTTCTGATCACAGTCAGAGAGAATCTCACAAAGATCCTGCAACAAACGGCACCTGAAGGCGTTACCGAGGTTTCTCCAGGTTAATAAACCcaatcattagttattaatctctggctgttCCACGGCGAGTCTTGGTCCCGTCTTCCCCCCCTCACTCTCatccagtcacagcagatggtcagtctccctgagcctggctgtgcttcctgttaaaagggagtttttccttcccactgtcaccaaagtgcttgctcatagggggtcatatgattgttggcttttctctgtattactgtacaGCTGTTACCATAGAATATAAAGCACCCTACAAACTGACCACTGtatttgcaaatatgcgatgtcttgatagaccgagcagatatttgaagtttgcacagctactttctcgcctgaaaatatgttaaacttttattttgtgacccagaaagattaataagagtaatattaaaaacttagtagcggccgccattgttggaaactggaattggctgggccgcgctatgaattctgggatatggtgggccacgaaggacacacccgacccatccttcaaattcggggaaatgaaggacgcatttgaaggagtcgacaaattgggacagccttcgtcgcctggctgtgacgtaatcggccttcaaatgcggcctccgaaggttgcagcctacgttttgggacacagctactgaCACTCCTGCTTTTACTTCCTGTTGTGGTTACCTAGGTAACATCGAGTACAGCTGCCCGGTGATGAACGAGTGCGAGATCACGAAGCGGAGGAGGAAAGCCTGTCAGGCCTGCCGCTTCCAGAAATGTCTGCAGGCTGGGATGATGAGGGAGGGTACGTTACACCAAACGACTGTTACGAGCTGGCAGGAAGTAGAACTACGTGTGTGTGAAACGCCTCTCCATATTGCAGGTGTCCGTCTGGACCGCGTCAGAGGGGGGCGCCAGAAGTACAAGAGGCGGGTGGAGACGGGACTGAGTTTATGCACCAAAGCCCCGTACAGCCACCCGAGCAGCAGCAGTGAGTTCACCCTCGCTCCCTCTGAAGGCTTTCAGGTCAAACTCCTCGCCCACGCCGAGCGCCATTTATCATCCACTTCCTGTCTTTTAGGGAACAAGGTCATTTCCCACCTGCTGCTGACAGAGCCCGCCCCTTTAGCTGCCAATCAGGACGATTCGACCAATGACAGCAGCTTGCGGATCCTGCTGATCCTGTGTGACCTCCTGAACCGGGAGCTGCTGGTTCTGATTGGCTGGGCAAAACAGATTCCAGGTACACGCTCGAGACCACCAAACAGGTCCCCAATCCAGACCACGCCCACCCTTAACCTCCACCTGGTCCTCAATCCAGACCACGCCCACCCTTAACCTTTACTTGGTTATCCAGAGCACTGGAACATTATGTATAAACACaggtaatataataataataattattattattatttgtcatTTAATACTCTGCCCCGCCCACTCCCAGGCTTCTCCGGACTCTCATTGGTCGATCAGATGTCGCTTCTGCAGAGCGGCTGGATGGAGGCGCTGCTGGTGGGTGTGGCCTGGCGCTCCCAGGGCGCAGGGGGGGACGAGCTCGTGTTTGCCGGGAATCTGCGTCTGGACGAAGCTCAGTGTCGGGCCACGGGATTGGCTGACCTGTACGAGGCGCTGCGTCACCTGATGGCGAAATACAGAGCGATGAAGCTGAGCCCTGAGGAGGTGGTGACCCTGAAGGCCATGGCGCTTGCCAACTCTGGTAAGAACAAGCCGTTAGCACCACTGTCTGTAACCACAGTAGGACAGTACTGTGTGTCAGGGCAGAACAGGCCTGTAGGGGGCGACGTTTCCCTGAAGCTTTATAGAAGAAACAAATAATCTCGTTTTAATCTCGTCCTGATGGAGTAACCTGCTTATGCTGTGTTTAGGAGACACATTCTACATGGTTTCTGTTTGACTCAAAGCGTTATGGCTGCACATAAACTCAGATATTAACACTTCCTGGCTGTCtgagtttcaaaataagagcctGAGATGAATGGTGATTAAGTTAAACAACTCGCCTGCATCTCACAGGACAGTACTGTGGCATAAATGATGCAGGAATTCCAGCACTTTcatgttttacagcttttatacacacacacacacacacacacacacacacacacacacctgatcaatatggctgctgtgtatctgtgagcggGACAGCTGAGGAGCTCCAGCATGAACTCAGATATTGATTTTACCACAATAACCACTCCACTCATTGATCTTAGAGGAGTGGTTATTGATATTGATCAGACTCTGGGAGCTGAAACAGCAGTATTGATTAATCCCAGACTTGAATTATTTTTGTGGCTCTCGCTCTGTCGCCGTTCAGTGGTCAGCAGAGCGTTTAGTGGCGGCGCTGGAGGCTGCAGGCGAGGAGCAGCCGATCAATAACACTGAAGTCTGCTCAGACTCTCACTGTCTCAGCCTCAGATCAATAAACAGACTGGCAGACAGGCCTGTGGCTGCACAGCCGTGTGTGTCCTAAACCTGCAGATACTCAGGCTCAGACGTGCAGACACACTCACAGCTTCTGATCAGTCGATCAGGGGAAAAATATTGAGCTGATTAGTAAGCAGCACCCAAACGTTCCGGTCTGTGATTTAGAGATGTGAACAGGACCCAGTCTTTAAAAACTAAAGCAGTCTGAGACTGCACACGTCCTCCACCATCGGATGTCCAGTTTCATGCAAACTCATCCATAACTAGTTCAGTTTTCCTGCtaacacaaaacaaaccaatcacatgacctcaCTGGTGGAGGTAAACAACAAACGGCATCATTCGGGTTCTTCTAATCGCACTTTGGTCTGATTACAAAGAGGAAAACATCCGATAACTTCCTCCAAATAACACATGATGTAGGTGAAAGACTTTTGGAGCCAGTAGTGACCATATTTAGACCagagcctcaagtggccatgaGAGGAACTGCACTTTGTGTTTGTAGCGGTGGTTTGGTTGTTTGTCCTGATACAGCTGAGCATGCTGGGTGTAATGAGCGAGGAAGCATTCTAACCTGCGTCTGTCCGTCTGTCAGACGCCGACCCGGTGGACTGCCCGGACTCGGTGCAGAGGTTTCAGGACGGGCTCCACGAGGCGCTGCAGGACTACGAGTCGTCCCGCCGGGAGCAGCACCGAGCAGGACGGCTGCTCATGACTCTCCCCTTGCTACGACAGACCGCCGACCGAGCCGTGCAGGCTTTCCTGCGGCTGCACCGCCACCGCCACGTCCCCATCCACAAACTGCTGCTGGAGATGCTCGACGCCAAGGCCTGACCGCTTCCTGTCGGCCATTGCGTGACCACAGCGGCTTTTATCGGGGAGACTGTAAAATGACCCAATGCACTTGACTTTTAGCTTTCAGAGAAGTTATATTTTTGTATCATGATGTGTTgagatgtgtttgttttttggcagaaatgagcttccgtATTTTTTGTTTATGGGACCGTTCCTGCTCAgtgaagctcatttctgctcaaAGATCCACCGTTACAGCTTTTCATCAGAAAACAAAGTGGAACCGTTCTACTCATTTGCAGCTCCATGTTCACAACCTTGGGTTCTGCTAGGgcagctttgcatgagtcaCAGTTCAGAATAACCCTTCTTTGTCTGATACTGGGCCTCTGTCTCAAACAAGCTACTCCCCGTTTAAGGGCTACCATCCTACTTAAATGTTTGAACGGCGAGTGGGCGGGGCCTTTATGTCTGAGATGACTACAGTAGGGATATTCTCTGTGACGTCACACAGACCAACATcagaaaaaaagtttgaaacAGAGTGTTCGTCTCACTGAAGTTGTTATTAGAAACTTGGCTCATGTTTATTATGAACAGGAAAGCAGAACAGAGCCACTTTAACCAATCAGCAAACACTTCTTTAAGCTCCACCTCCTGTAGGTAAAGGTGGGCATATCTAGAGTcagatttaaatttatttttataaactaaaatatttttgtggGATATCTATTTTTCCACGATCCGCGATCAAACTGCGATGCTGAGTCATCGTTTAAATGGCTGTGGATGTTTACTGTGTCAGAGAGCTGTTTGTTATAATAAATTAAAGCTTTTGGAATAAAAACAGGTGCTCATCTTTTATCTTCTAAAATATCTCATGTCATGTCTCTAAGACATGAGTGTTTACAACATGAGCTGAGCTGTAAGCACAGCGTTGGAaaccattaaaaacat
The window above is part of the Pelmatolapia mariae isolate MD_Pm_ZW linkage group LG14, Pm_UMD_F_2, whole genome shotgun sequence genome. Proteins encoded here:
- the LOC134641490 gene encoding estrogen-related receptor gamma-like isoform X2, producing the protein MELKDFCVTGEYDLLSPQRILDSSSLSSSSPRDEPQSPPSFLHSSPIGPAFPLEATPTLSPSHAEFFLHSPASSSSSSSSSSPYSLLCRAAEPDSPTGCSSSGGSSALVSEASLCFSVSDSFSAQVDSILRGDYMTSMGAVGPKRLCLVCGDFASGYHYGVASCEACKAFFKRTIQGNIEYSCPVMNECEITKRRRKACQACRFQKCLQAGMMREGVRLDRVRGGRQKYKRRVETGLSLCTKAPYSHPSSSRNKVISHLLLTEPAPLAANQDDSTNDSSLRILLILCDLLNRELLVLIGWAKQIPGFSGLSLVDQMSLLQSGWMEALLVGVAWRSQGAGGDELVFAGNLRLDEAQCRATGLADLYEALRHLMAKYRAMKLSPEEVVTLKAMALANSDADPVDCPDSVQRFQDGLHEALQDYESSRREQHRAGRLLMTLPLLRQTADRAVQAFLRLHRHRHVPIHKLLLEMLDAKA
- the LOC134641490 gene encoding estrogen-related receptor gamma-like isoform X1 produces the protein MELKDFCVTGEYDLLSPQRILDSSSLSSSSPRDEPQSPPSFLHSSPIGPAFPLEATPTLSPSHAEFFLHSPASSSSSSSSSSPYSLLCRAAEPDSPTGCSSSGGSSALVSEASLCFSVSDSFSAQVDSILRGDYMTSMGAVGPKRLCLVCGDFASGYHYGVASCEACKAFFKRTIQGNIEYSCPVMNECEITKRRRKACQACRFQKCLQAGMMREGVRLDRVRGGRQKYKRRVETGLSLCTKAPYSHPSSSSEFTLAPSEGFQVKLLAHAERHLSSTSCLLGNKVISHLLLTEPAPLAANQDDSTNDSSLRILLILCDLLNRELLVLIGWAKQIPGFSGLSLVDQMSLLQSGWMEALLVGVAWRSQGAGGDELVFAGNLRLDEAQCRATGLADLYEALRHLMAKYRAMKLSPEEVVTLKAMALANSDADPVDCPDSVQRFQDGLHEALQDYESSRREQHRAGRLLMTLPLLRQTADRAVQAFLRLHRHRHVPIHKLLLEMLDAKA